The proteins below are encoded in one region of Ferviditalea candida:
- a CDS encoding ATP phosphoribosyltransferase regulatory subunit — MSQPKVFEKPTGVRDYLPEAVAKLRSIELRVLECMQRWGYQQIMTPTLEYYDTVGIASSTSNNRLFKLLDNKGTMLVMRSDMTAPIARVVASLLKDKPFPVRLSYHSNVFRAIEEEAGREAEFFQTGVELVGDASPEADAEIVALAIASLKAAGVEQFKIALGHAGFLNGLFDQTLPGRHEEQTALKECLQNRDYVGFRYHLQQLHLDDEAREELESILRLRGGVEICRMADKITHADMAKESLRHLCEVWEILKAYKVDRHVMIDLTMIGNFAYYTGMIMEGYAENLGFPVLNGGRYDNLLAQFGRPAPATGFALETNRIMQVVNGGVEPEAYRVLVLYSQEKREEAIRTALELRTREGYMVETKSVSAGEAIGETGLSEGERVAYEGQLYDDIIQFTE, encoded by the coding sequence GTGTCTCAGCCAAAAGTATTTGAAAAGCCGACCGGCGTCAGGGATTATCTCCCGGAGGCGGTCGCCAAGCTCCGCAGCATTGAGCTTCGCGTGCTGGAATGCATGCAGCGATGGGGCTATCAGCAGATTATGACTCCGACCTTGGAGTATTACGATACGGTGGGAATTGCCAGTTCGACATCGAACAACCGGCTGTTCAAGCTGCTGGACAACAAGGGGACGATGCTGGTGATGCGCTCGGACATGACCGCCCCGATTGCCCGGGTGGTCGCTTCGCTGCTCAAGGACAAACCGTTCCCTGTAAGATTATCGTATCACTCCAACGTGTTTCGCGCAATTGAGGAAGAGGCGGGCCGGGAAGCGGAGTTTTTTCAGACCGGCGTCGAGCTGGTGGGCGACGCTTCGCCGGAAGCCGATGCCGAGATTGTGGCCCTGGCGATTGCTTCCTTGAAAGCGGCGGGTGTGGAGCAATTCAAAATCGCGCTCGGTCATGCCGGATTCCTGAACGGCTTGTTCGACCAAACGCTGCCCGGCCGGCACGAGGAGCAAACGGCGCTCAAAGAATGCCTGCAGAACAGGGACTATGTCGGCTTCCGCTATCACCTGCAGCAGCTGCATTTGGATGATGAGGCCCGGGAGGAGCTGGAGAGCATTCTTCGCCTTCGGGGAGGAGTGGAAATCTGCAGAATGGCGGATAAGATTACCCATGCCGACATGGCGAAGGAGTCGCTGCGCCATCTCTGCGAGGTATGGGAAATTCTCAAAGCCTACAAGGTGGACCGGCATGTGATGATCGACCTGACGATGATTGGAAATTTCGCTTATTATACGGGCATGATTATGGAAGGGTATGCCGAGAACCTGGGATTTCCGGTGCTGAACGGAGGACGTTACGACAATCTGCTTGCCCAGTTTGGACGCCCCGCGCCGGCAACCGGATTTGCGCTCGAAACCAACCGCATTATGCAGGTAGTCAACGGCGGAGTTGAACCGGAGGCTTACCGAGTGCTTGTTCTTTATTCACAGGAAAAAAGGGAAGAAGCGATCCGCACCGCGTTGGAGCTTCGTACCCGTGAAGGTTATATGGTGGAAACGAAGAGCGTGTCCGCCGGGGAGGCAATCGGGGAGACCGGATTGTCGGAGGGCGAACGGGTTGCCTACGAAGGACAGCTGTATGATGATATTATTCAGTTTACGGAATAG
- the hisG gene encoding ATP phosphoribosyltransferase produces the protein MTQDLLRVAMPKGRIYKQASKLFREAGIPIPDDFDDSRKLIIPFPEAGMEFIMAKPVDVPTYVEYGTADIGVVGKDVLIEENRRVYELLDLNIARCRMSVIGLPDWKPVLHPRVATKYPNAASRYFREKGQQVEVIKLNGSIELAPLIGLADRIVDMVETGQTLKENGLVELEQIHSITSRLIANRVSYRMKNDRIQEICDRLQQVVSVAT, from the coding sequence ATGACACAGGATCTGTTGAGGGTGGCCATGCCCAAAGGGCGCATATATAAACAAGCCTCAAAGCTGTTCCGGGAAGCGGGAATCCCGATTCCCGACGATTTCGACGACTCCCGCAAGCTGATTATTCCTTTTCCCGAAGCGGGAATGGAATTCATCATGGCCAAGCCCGTCGATGTGCCGACCTATGTGGAATACGGCACCGCGGACATCGGAGTGGTCGGCAAGGACGTGCTGATCGAGGAAAACCGTAGGGTCTATGAGCTGCTTGACTTGAATATCGCCCGCTGCCGGATGTCCGTGATCGGCCTGCCGGACTGGAAGCCCGTGCTTCATCCGCGGGTGGCGACCAAATATCCGAATGCGGCATCCCGGTATTTTCGTGAAAAAGGCCAGCAGGTGGAAGTGATCAAGCTGAACGGGTCGATTGAATTGGCTCCGCTGATCGGGCTTGCCGACCGGATCGTGGACATGGTGGAAACCGGGCAGACCTTGAAGGAGAACGGTCTGGTGGAGCTGGAGCAGATCCACTCGATTACCAGCCGCCTGATCGCCAACCGGGTCAGCTACCGGATGAAGAACGACCGGATCCAGGAAATTTGCGACCGTCTGCAGCAGGTCGTTTCGGTTGCGACATGA